A genomic stretch from Podospora pseudoanserina strain CBS 124.78 chromosome 3, whole genome shotgun sequence includes:
- a CDS encoding hypothetical protein (COG:O; EggNog:ENOG50KOG0741), translated as METDKHSLEVREGNPPAPANGEECKAPVEGNPKAAATDKKTGERVAGKPKDKKKIEKKSSKAKRKKKADALPSSDESATDDDTSESDSASDHDDSSSESESESKKKRVTKKRHEASRSKRKSRSKKSKKPVTSEESSSSSGESDSDASKAETEDCSEDEMSPREAVKQMHLLVAQAQQLAQQQQHLPLGVPLSSSQGMQFQRQNAMPYSFNPSRQYNNDDYDGGAPPSFNPPRSSRRGPRFGQTPGGRGNYGLGDLDAGLSNLLDPNLLGDGKRPTKDKKERKKQKKKEEAAKLNYKRVDQVWDSSIHNYKLQDTAEGSVDSQYHDFLFHVRRTFDWEGKYKATIVDIKSKLLRECLQDVMGNVKGVSLVESTPKLDPNLLFLYLDDLKTALKGLKRRTCKGAKRDLKKEQKRLDDKRKHLKVLIKYLDKDYAEVKKRWASEITWFILDS; from the exons ATGGAAACAGACAAGCACTCGCTTGAGGTGCGCGAGGGGAATCCGCCAGCCCCTGCTAACGGTGAGGAATGCAAGGCCCCAGTCGAAGGCAACCCCAAGGCAGCTGCCACAGACAAGAAAACCGGCGAGCGAGTGGCTGGCAAGCcaaaggacaagaagaagatcgagAAGAAGTCGTCGAAAGCCaagcggaagaagaaggctgatgccttgccctcctccgacGAGAGCGCCACCGATGATGACACCAGCGAATCTGACTCCGCCTCGGACCATGACGATAGCTCCTCTGAGTCTGAGAGcgagtccaagaagaagcgggtGACAAAGAAGCGACACGAGGCTAGTAGGTCCAAGAGAAAGTCACGAAGcaagaagtccaagaagcCTGTCACATCGGAGGagtcctcgtcttcatccgGCGAATCTGACTCTGATGCTTCCAAAGCCGAAACCGAGGATTGTTCTGAGGACGAGATGAGCCCACGAGAGGCGGTGAAACAGATGCACCTTCTTGTGGCGCAAGCGCAACAAttggcgcagcagcagcaacacttGCCACTCGGTGTGCCCCTGTCTTCATCTCAAGGCATGCAGTTCCAGAGACAGAACGCCATGCCTTATTCTTTTAACCCTTCACGTCAGTATAACAACGACGACTATGACGGCGGTGCGCCCCCGAGCTTCAATCCTCCTCGCAGTTCCAGGAGAGGGCCTCGTTTCGGCCAAACTCCTGGCGGGAGAGGCAACTATGGTCTGGGAGATCTGGACGCCGGCCTTTCTAATCTCCTGGACCCCAACCTTCTCGGCGACGGCAAGCGTCCGACCAAGGACAaaaaggagagaaagaagcagaagaagaaggaggaggcggcaaAGCTCAACTACAAGCGGGTTGACCAGGTTTGGGACAGCTCGATTCACAACTACAAGCTCCAGGACACGGCCGAGGGTTCGGTTGACTCGCAGTATCATGATTTTCTGTTTCATGTGCGCAGAACTTTTGATTGGGAGGGCAAGTATAAGGCTACCATTGTCGACATCAAGAGTAAACTCCTACGCGAGTGCTTGCAGGATGTCATGGGCAATGTTAAAGGCGTGTCATTGGTGGAGAGCACACCCAAGCTGGACCCCAATCTACTTTTTCT CTATCTCGATGATTTGAAGACAGCTCTGAAGGGCCTTAAACGGCGTACTTGCAAGGGTGCCAAGCGGGATCTTaagaaggagcagaagcgTCTGGATGATAAGCGCAAACACCTGAAGGTCCTGATCAAGTACCTCGACAAGGACTATGCGGAGGTCAAAAAGAGGTGGGCGTCTGAAATCACATGGTTCATTCTCGATAGCTAA
- a CDS encoding hypothetical protein (COG:O; EggNog:ENOG50KOG0741), which produces MLKNGLITFDLLWALWKPNTLAFAHTYSSPDEPRVFKVEIAEKHSSFMKGDYYYLEGKYFEYDGKQFGYGSVSEEIMEFRGARKITSLNCYPLSYHKNEARVREELVERGKKFVGLAGVYYKSHQGMAYYKKKKGVVKVNINGRIMVDPAIHRRINPNYPISMVRPKDHDRYSDDECSDESDCSGCGSDDEEEAFKRNTRLYRPKRSGPPENNTGEKLEKVSAQNDEVGEETKDGEEAENKEVPATGSKDAKKIPEFSEEDYLIASPVVLGFSFAEKLWLEFTVSGVKEIQWNETAYDSLVLESKTKDIVKALVESHKYHAAESIDDVIQGKGRGLVAVLHGPPGTGKTLTAEGISELLKCPLYMVSAGELGTDSRFLETELQKILDICHAWGAILLLDEADVFLEKRNMHDIHRNALVSIFLKQVEYVQNILILTTNRVETFDDAFQSRIHIALRYGNLEQKARKAIFKIFIDRVRAHEGSKLGPFTDSDYESLSRKELNGRQIKNTVRTAQALAVNKGEPLCMSHIRQVLEVQANFDRDLKGGTGYQDAMRSYF; this is translated from the exons ATGCTAAAGAACGGACTCATCACCTTTGACCTGCTCTGGGCCCTCTGGAAGCCCAACACTCTTGCTTTCGCCCACACCTACAGTTCGCCGGACGAGCCTCGCGTTTTCAAGGTTGAGATCGCAGAGAAACACTCCTCGTTCATGAAAGGCGACTACTATTACTTGGAGGGTAAGTATTTCGAGTATGACGGCAAGCAGTTTGGTTACGGAAGCGTCTCAGAGGAGATTATGGAGTTTAGAGGCGCTCGCAAGATCACCAGCTTGAATTGCTATCCGCTCAGCTACCACAAGAACGAAGCCAGGGTGCgcgaggagctggtggagcgAGGCAAGAAGTTCGTCGGCCTGGCTGGTGTGTACTACAAGAGTCATCAGGGCATGGCGTActacaagaagaagaagggagtTGTCAAGGTCAATATCAATGGCCGGATCATGGTCGACCCTGCTATTCACAGGAGGATCAATCCCAACTACCCGATTTCGATGGTGCGGCCAAAGGACCACGACAGGTACTCGGATGATGAGTGCTCTGATGAGTCGGACTGTAGTGGATGTGGctctgatgacgaggaggaagcgtTCAAGCGCAACACTCGTCTTTATAGACCCAAGCGGAGCGGCCCTCCTGAGAACAACACGGGGGAGAAGCTGGAAAAGGTTTCGGCGCAGAATGATGAGGTCGGTGAAGAGACcaaagatggggaggaggcggagaacAAGGAGGTACCGGCCACTGGTTCCAAGGACGCCAAGAAAATTCCCGAGTTCAGCGAGGAGGACTACTTGATTGCCTCTCCCGTGGTGCTTGGGTTCTCGTTTGCGGAAAAGCTGTGGCTTGAGTTTACCGTTTCTGGTGTCAAGGAGATTCAGTGGAACGAAACGGCGTATGACTCGCTGGTGCTCGAGTCCAAGACCAAAGACATAGTCAAGGCGTTGGTCGAGTCTCACAAGTACCATGCGGCCGAGAGTATCGACGATGTCATCCAAGGCAAGGGAAGAGGCCTGGTCG CTGTTCTTCATGGTCCGCCTGGTACTGGCAAGACTTTGACAGCCGAGGGCATCTCGGAACTGCTCAAGTGTCCGCTCTACATGGTTTCCGCGGGCGAGCTGGGCACCGATTCTCGCTTCCTCGAGACCGAGTTACAAAAAATTCTCGACATTTGCCACGCCTGGGGCGCCATCCTCCTGCTCGACGAAGCGGACGTCTTCCTCGAGAAGAGGAACATGCACGACATTCACCGCAATGCTTTGGTGTCGATATTCCTCAAGCAGGTTGAATACGTGCAGAAcattctcatcctcactACGAACCGTGTAGAG ACATTTGATGACGCCTTCCAATCCCGTATTCACATTGCCCTTCGCTACGGCAACCTCGAACAAAAGGCCAGGAAGGCCATCTTCAAGATTTTCATCGACCGCGTTCGTGCTCACGAGGGCAGCAAGCTTGGGCCGTTCACCGATAGCGATTACGAAAGTCTTTCCCGGAAGGAGCTGAACGGGAGGCAGATCAAGAACACGGTCAGGACGGCGCAGGCGCTGGCGGTTAACAAGGGCGAGCCCTTGTGTATGAGCCATATCCGGCAGGTCTTGGAGGTACAGGCAAACTTTGACCGGGATCTGAAGGGCGGGACGGGGTATCAGGACGCGATGAGGAGTTATTTCTAA
- a CDS encoding hypothetical protein (EggNog:ENOG503PZQR; COG:S) — translation MKFTLSALTLALAALPELASAGFAASCTWSWQEPKYVVANCKKKDGSNFRTRQDMNLCVGVDNWTGRLISQDTGNAFLECWDTHKDGNTGIRSTCWDFTEADVVSTVNIDAYMQNLDGWLWCHGHRSAPY, via the exons ATGAAGTTCACCCTCTCAGCCCTCACCCTTGCCCTCGCGGCCCTCCCCGAGCTTGCCTCGGCCGGGTTCGCGGCCTCGTGCACCTGGTCGTGGCAGGAGCCTAAATACGTCGTGGCCAactgcaagaagaaggacgggAGCAACTTCCGGACGAGGCAGGACATGAATttgtgtgtgggtgttgaCAATTGGACCGGGAGGCTCATCTCGCAGGATAC gggcaacGCCTTTCTTGAATGCTGGGACACGCACAAGGACGGGAACACGGGGATCAGGTCTACTTGCTGGGATTTCACCGAGGCGGATGTTGTTAGTACTGTGAATATTG ATGCCTACATGCAGAATTTggatgggtggttgtggtgccATGGGCATCGGAGTGCGCCTTAttag